One genomic window of Sphingobacterium oryzagri includes the following:
- a CDS encoding tetratricopeptide repeat protein produces MKTIIVIICMFCSWLTTAQDYHKNMTLAMQSWQAGKTKEAIAQFEQIAKTDKANWIPRYYQALVAITTAMKLQDVSEKETLIHAANKLIPQDDDERLNAEWLVLKALSLTAELLIDPAARGRILSPKIVAYYEAAITLEPNNPRAISGLAEFNIRSKTYTGGNTTTECEQLQKALSLYKTAKESEPFYPSWGQDRVEALLVTCKSEEK; encoded by the coding sequence ATGAAAACTATCATCGTAATTATCTGCATGTTTTGCTCATGGCTTACTACTGCGCAAGACTACCACAAAAACATGACGCTCGCTATGCAAAGCTGGCAAGCAGGAAAAACAAAGGAAGCAATTGCACAGTTTGAGCAAATCGCAAAAACGGACAAGGCAAATTGGATACCTCGCTATTACCAGGCATTAGTAGCGATTACCACCGCCATGAAACTGCAAGATGTTTCAGAAAAAGAAACACTGATCCATGCGGCGAATAAACTTATTCCACAAGACGACGATGAACGCTTAAACGCGGAGTGGCTTGTGTTGAAAGCGTTATCGTTGACTGCGGAACTGTTAATTGATCCGGCAGCCAGAGGCAGGATTCTTTCGCCAAAAATCGTAGCTTATTATGAAGCCGCCATAACACTGGAACCAAATAACCCACGTGCCATCAGTGGACTAGCAGAATTTAACATCCGGAGCAAGACCTACACGGGCGGAAACACGACTACGGAATGCGAACAGCTTCAAAAAGCGTTATCTTTATACAAAACAGCGAAAGAAAGTGAGCCATTTTATCCGTCTTGGGGACAAGATCGCGTGGAAGCATTATTAGTAACATGTAAATCCGAAGAGAAATGA
- a CDS encoding sensor histidine kinase: MKKFLINFARAIALTAVIFLFFALHYMISYGQIDIQFFLAKGSAIGLTYGLVLYLVNNGTAKYIKRKYPPEKNVRKFLYAFIIANIVFTGLFVFLIDYVFRVLLYNEPVQHFLKTQSFNNYAIIGTISLLIGLTFFALGYYKRRKNTEILQQGLIANRATAEFESLKAQIDPHFLFNSLNVLASLIEEDQQRAIDYTHSLSAIYRYITEQKDKQLVPLADELAFADSFIKLVKIRFENAIIFRNMLESHTADRYIAPLSLQLLLENAIKHNVANEEAVLEISISQDDDYLIVTNNLQEKTIKPQSTHIGLSNIRQRYALLTERIVHIEKTDQYFRVKIPLLNRP; this comes from the coding sequence ATGAAAAAGTTTTTAATAAATTTTGCACGAGCAATAGCCCTAACCGCCGTTATATTTCTCTTTTTTGCCTTGCATTATATGATAAGCTATGGGCAAATCGACATCCAGTTTTTTCTCGCAAAAGGATCAGCTATCGGGTTGACTTATGGGCTGGTATTGTATTTAGTAAACAACGGAACCGCAAAATATATAAAAAGGAAATATCCTCCCGAAAAAAACGTCAGAAAGTTCCTGTACGCATTTATCATCGCCAATATTGTTTTTACCGGTTTATTTGTATTTCTTATCGATTATGTCTTTCGGGTGTTACTGTACAATGAGCCGGTTCAGCATTTTCTAAAAACGCAATCGTTTAACAATTATGCGATTATTGGTACAATCTCGCTACTTATCGGCCTCACCTTCTTTGCATTAGGCTACTACAAGCGTAGAAAAAATACGGAAATTTTACAACAGGGGCTAATCGCCAACCGGGCAACGGCAGAATTTGAGTCGTTAAAAGCACAAATAGATCCGCACTTTCTGTTTAATAGTCTGAATGTACTGGCAAGTTTGATTGAAGAGGATCAACAGCGCGCCATTGATTATACTCATTCGTTATCGGCAATTTACCGGTATATCACGGAGCAAAAAGATAAACAGCTGGTTCCTCTGGCTGATGAACTGGCCTTTGCTGATAGCTTTATTAAGCTGGTGAAGATAAGGTTTGAAAACGCTATAATCTTTCGCAATATGCTGGAAAGCCACACGGCCGATCGCTACATCGCTCCCCTATCCTTACAGCTATTGTTGGAAAATGCAATAAAACATAACGTGGCAAACGAAGAAGCCGTTTTAGAGATTAGCATCAGTCAAGACGATGACTATTTGATCGTAACAAACAACCTTCAGGAAAAAACAATTAAACCACAGTCTACGCATATCGGCCTGAGTAATATACGGCAGCGCTACGCTTTGCTCACCGAGCGCATCGTTCATATCGAAAAAACGGATCAATATTTCCGTGTTAAAATCCCACTATTGAATCGTCCATGA
- a CDS encoding LytR/AlgR family response regulator transcription factor, producing the protein MKNLRILIIEDEKPAARSLQRKLEKHGYLNPDMLHSVAQMRRWFAENAEPDLIFMDIQLSDGLSFDALQDLDLQSSIIFTTAYDQFAIRAFEHNSIDYLLKPIHPEKLEAALKKFERHQRSSESISLNTLRAFFVEDPAAYKTRFTIKIGASLKLVEVIDVECIYAENKAIYLYTKYGDNYLLDYNLEQLDQLLNPKEFFRINRSQIIQRCAMDRISIHSNSRFKIYLRNYTSNELIVSRERMNLFKEWLE; encoded by the coding sequence ATGAAAAACTTACGCATTTTAATTATCGAAGATGAAAAACCGGCTGCACGATCATTACAGCGTAAGCTGGAAAAACACGGCTACCTTAACCCCGACATGTTGCATTCGGTTGCACAAATGCGTCGTTGGTTTGCCGAAAATGCAGAACCCGATTTGATCTTTATGGATATACAACTATCTGATGGGCTATCGTTTGATGCACTTCAAGATCTCGATCTACAGTCGTCGATAATCTTTACGACAGCTTACGATCAATTTGCTATTCGTGCCTTTGAGCATAACAGCATAGATTACCTGTTAAAGCCTATCCATCCGGAAAAATTAGAAGCTGCGCTGAAAAAGTTTGAACGCCATCAGCGCAGCAGCGAATCGATTAGCTTAAACACCTTACGCGCGTTTTTCGTTGAAGATCCTGCGGCATACAAAACACGCTTTACGATCAAGATCGGTGCAAGTTTAAAACTCGTGGAGGTGATTGATGTCGAATGCATATATGCAGAGAACAAGGCCATTTATCTGTACACCAAATATGGCGATAATTATCTACTGGACTACAATTTGGAGCAACTGGATCAATTACTAAATCCGAAGGAATTTTTCCGCATTAACAGAAGCCAAATCATACAGCGTTGTGCTATGGATCGTATTTCTATACACAGTAATTCACGTTTTAAAATCTACTTGCGTAACTATACATCAAACGAGCTCATCGTGAGCCGGGAGCGCATGAATCTTTTTAAAGAGTGGTTGGAGTGA
- a CDS encoding TIGR01777 family oxidoreductase, whose protein sequence is MKNILISGGTGFIGEHLIEYFRAIDQTLHLTVLVRSLDGLTPKTNVSYALWDVEKQYIAPEVSTTIDTVIHLAGANVADGRWTAERKKVLLESRTKSGQLLVDWVKTKGKLVKTFISASGIGWYGEGLDGQVFTEDDASGNDFLSEVCRLWEASTQPLAQEGVRLVYIRTGLVLDPAGGMWKAMQSAFAFRVAPRFGDGQQVYSWIALQDIVRLYVFAAQNPDVHGPLNAVSPHPLTQLEVAKALVKKEGSFYVVFPIPATLLKAALGELSMELLKNAHVSAQKALSAGFVYAQPKITDL, encoded by the coding sequence ATGAAAAATATACTCATATCGGGTGGAACCGGATTTATCGGCGAGCATTTAATTGAATATTTCCGGGCGATAGACCAGACGCTTCACCTGACGGTTTTGGTACGGTCGTTAGACGGCCTTACGCCCAAAACTAACGTCAGCTATGCGCTTTGGGATGTTGAAAAGCAGTATATCGCGCCAGAGGTATCGACAACTATTGATACCGTTATTCATCTGGCTGGCGCTAATGTTGCGGACGGTCGGTGGACAGCCGAACGGAAAAAAGTTCTTTTAGAAAGCAGAACAAAAAGCGGCCAGTTATTGGTTGATTGGGTAAAAACAAAAGGCAAACTAGTTAAAACATTTATTTCCGCTTCGGGAATAGGTTGGTATGGTGAAGGACTGGATGGACAGGTTTTTACGGAAGATGATGCGTCGGGCAATGACTTTCTTTCGGAGGTTTGCAGGCTTTGGGAAGCGTCTACCCAGCCGTTGGCGCAAGAAGGCGTTCGTTTGGTTTACATTCGCACAGGTTTGGTGTTAGATCCTGCTGGCGGTATGTGGAAAGCTATGCAAAGTGCTTTTGCGTTTCGTGTGGCGCCGCGCTTTGGCGATGGACAGCAGGTGTACAGTTGGATCGCCTTGCAAGATATTGTGCGATTGTATGTGTTTGCTGCACAAAATCCCGACGTTCATGGTCCGCTAAACGCTGTTTCGCCGCATCCATTGACGCAGCTGGAAGTCGCAAAGGCGCTCGTTAAAAAAGAAGGTTCTTTTTACGTTGTGTTCCCGATACCAGCTACGCTTTTAAAAGCCGCACTCGGCGAACTCTCCATGGAACTACTGAAAAACGCGCATGTTAGTGCGCAAAAGGCGCTGTCTGCCGGTTTTGTTTACGCGCAACCCAAAATTACCGATCTTTAA
- a CDS encoding lipoate--protein ligase: MLIIDSPFTDAYFNIASEEYLLSRFPAEEIFLLYVNAPAIIVGKFQNTLAEINLDYVTANKIKVVRRLSGGGAVYHDLGNLNFSFHTLLGDKDFMEFSTFTQPIVQLLNNLAIPAKLEGRNDLLVDGKKFSGNAKVVKNGKMIQHGTILLDSDMGVLADALQINPLKFTDKAVKSNRSRVTNLLPYLPAGMSLLEFKDLLINEMLKANEGASMYRLDNEDEQAITELIRNKYATWDWNFGFSPDYNFKKAIKVQAGFIELHLDVHKGYIERIKVFGDFFAAQPIEEFEQQLVGKRHALPTIAKLLETIDLTAYFGKVEVNEILTLFH; the protein is encoded by the coding sequence ATGTTGATTATAGATTCGCCATTTACAGACGCTTATTTTAACATTGCTTCTGAAGAATACCTCTTGAGCCGATTTCCAGCGGAGGAGATCTTTTTACTTTATGTGAATGCACCTGCAATTATTGTAGGAAAATTTCAGAATACGCTGGCTGAGATAAATTTGGATTATGTAACAGCGAATAAGATCAAAGTCGTTAGGCGTTTGTCTGGTGGCGGTGCTGTATACCACGATTTGGGTAATTTAAACTTTTCCTTTCATACGCTTTTAGGCGACAAAGACTTTATGGAGTTTTCAACTTTTACACAGCCTATCGTGCAGCTTTTAAACAATTTAGCGATACCGGCTAAATTAGAAGGACGTAACGATCTGTTAGTCGATGGTAAGAAATTTAGTGGGAATGCTAAGGTGGTAAAAAATGGCAAAATGATTCAGCATGGTACTATTTTGTTGGATTCGGATATGGGTGTGCTGGCAGACGCACTGCAGATAAACCCACTCAAATTCACCGACAAGGCTGTAAAATCCAACCGATCGCGTGTTACCAACCTTTTGCCTTATCTGCCGGCAGGCATGTCGCTGTTGGAATTTAAAGATTTGCTGATTAATGAAATGCTAAAAGCCAATGAGGGAGCATCCATGTACCGATTGGATAACGAAGATGAGCAAGCCATAACCGAACTCATCCGCAATAAATATGCTACCTGGGATTGGAATTTTGGTTTTTCGCCCGACTACAATTTTAAGAAAGCTATCAAGGTTCAGGCGGGCTTTATAGAGTTGCATCTTGACGTGCACAAAGGGTACATCGAGCGTATAAAAGTATTTGGCGACTTCTTTGCTGCCCAGCCGATCGAGGAATTTGAACAGCAGCTTGTCGGTAAGCGACATGCGTTGCCTACTATTGCTAAACTTCTAGAAACGATTGATCTTACAGCTTACTTTGGTAAAGTGGAAGTAAACGAAATACTTACTTTATTTCATTAA
- a CDS encoding M12 family metallopeptidase: MTKLVYFIAVFFFLTSCKQAIRELPEEDAQDNYSKIQLAGDTTVHKLRIDGQYTYVNEVAGIYYYAEDMTITDEQFHLLMKLTNSKLTTTERATITTSLTSLWPDNTVFYRLPEQQSLSDANYRTFLNNIQVAFNMITAQTDIRFVAQTDQSEYVQFVYATGNSSPLGFSRNRVNNVRIASINTPAIIAHEIMHSLGMRHEQCRPDRDEYIHVYVDRAQAASRNNFNIYAGYIGHGDFDFQSVMMYSSFNFAIDPNIPVMTKLDGTTFERQRTRLTPGDYAGINALYPAIAE; this comes from the coding sequence ATGACAAAACTAGTTTATTTTATTGCCGTTTTCTTTTTTTTAACAAGTTGTAAACAAGCGATTCGCGAGCTTCCAGAGGAAGACGCGCAAGATAATTACAGTAAAATACAACTCGCCGGAGACACCACAGTTCATAAACTGCGTATTGATGGCCAGTATACGTATGTTAATGAGGTCGCTGGCATCTATTACTATGCAGAAGATATGACGATTACCGACGAGCAATTTCATCTGTTGATGAAGTTAACGAATAGCAAGTTGACAACTACGGAAAGGGCTACGATTACGACATCGTTAACCAGTCTTTGGCCGGATAATACGGTGTTTTACAGACTTCCGGAACAACAGTCGCTCAGCGATGCCAATTATCGCACGTTTTTAAACAATATTCAGGTGGCTTTTAATATGATTACTGCTCAAACCGACATTCGTTTTGTTGCGCAAACTGATCAGTCAGAATATGTTCAATTCGTGTACGCTACAGGCAATAGTTCGCCTTTGGGCTTTAGTCGAAATCGCGTGAATAACGTCCGGATTGCCAGCATCAATACGCCCGCGATCATCGCGCATGAAATTATGCACTCGCTGGGCATGCGTCACGAGCAGTGTAGGCCTGATCGAGACGAGTATATCCATGTCTATGTTGACCGCGCGCAAGCCGCTTCGCGCAATAACTTTAATATTTACGCGGGATATATCGGTCATGGGGATTTTGACTTTCAGTCGGTTATGATGTATTCGTCTTTTAATTTTGCGATAGATCCGAACATACCGGTAATGACTAAGTTAGACGGCACAACCTTCGAAAGACAAAGAACACGGTTAACGCCCGGCGATTATGCTGGTATCAATGCGCTTTATCCGGCAATAGCAGAATAG
- a CDS encoding M12 family metallopeptidase — translation MKKIFYLATLVLVSISCKQAIYEAAEDEHANYSSTSLAGDTTVHKLLINGEHTYINEIGGIYYFAEDLTITDEQFGKLLQLTNTSLNTTERATITTSLTSVWPNNTVYYSLPAQGSLNAATYQTFLQNIQNAFNLITAETSMQFVQRTNQPEYIQFFHSTGNNSPLGWSRNRVNRVNIYNWNSPAIIAHEVMHSMGIHHEQCRPDRNNYIIVDVTKAQSGTSINFNIAAGYAGNGTFDFNSVMMYSSTDFAINPSQPVMTRLDGSTFTKQRSYLSTGDYAGINALYPATN, via the coding sequence ATGAAAAAAATCTTTTATTTGGCGACGCTCGTGTTGGTCTCTATTTCTTGTAAGCAAGCTATTTATGAGGCCGCGGAAGATGAACATGCGAACTACAGCAGCACATCGCTTGCTGGTGATACGACCGTTCATAAACTGCTGATTAACGGGGAGCATACGTATATCAACGAAATTGGTGGCATTTATTATTTTGCGGAAGATCTCACGATCACCGACGAGCAGTTTGGTAAATTGTTGCAGCTTACCAATACCAGCCTCAATACGACCGAGCGCGCTACAATTACTACATCATTAACAAGTGTTTGGCCCAATAATACAGTATACTACAGCTTGCCGGCGCAAGGTTCGCTAAACGCAGCAACCTACCAGACTTTTCTGCAAAATATCCAGAATGCGTTCAATCTTATCACGGCTGAAACAAGTATGCAGTTTGTGCAGCGCACCAATCAGCCAGAATATATCCAGTTTTTTCATTCAACCGGTAACAACTCACCGCTAGGCTGGAGCAGAAATCGCGTGAATCGCGTCAATATTTACAATTGGAATTCGCCAGCCATTATTGCTCACGAAGTGATGCACTCTATGGGTATTCATCATGAACAGTGTCGGCCTGATCGGAATAACTACATCATCGTGGATGTAACAAAGGCGCAGTCTGGTACGTCAATCAACTTTAATATTGCGGCTGGATATGCCGGAAATGGCACGTTTGACTTTAATTCGGTGATGATGTACTCGTCTACCGATTTTGCAATTAATCCGAGCCAGCCCGTTATGACACGGTTGGATGGTTCGACATTTACGAAGCAACGTTCGTACCTTTCTACAGGCGATTATGCGGGTATTAATGCGCTTTACCCGGCAACGAATTAA